The following is a genomic window from Desulfovibrio inopinatus DSM 10711.
ACCGAATCGGCAGGATCGGCATAGAGACCAGACATAGTGAAAGACAGCGTCGGTATTTTTCCGTCCTGGCAATCCAGGCTCCACGTACCGCGCAAACCGTTGATGAGCCACAAATGTGAATGTTTGAAAAAACGCATTGAAGCCGAGGCTTGATCCTTTGGTTCTAGTGTCGCCGGCCGATATTCAAAGGCTTCATGGGCTGCGCTAACACTGGCCGTGGCCCCGCTCGTCCCGCCGCTGACCGTCTCGGCCGCTTGGAACTCACCAGATACTCCAGACAAAACCAACGTATCCCCATCAATATGGTACACCGTGCCGGTTGCCGCACTTCCGCCACCCGTCACCACGTCATCAACTTCAAAGGTGCCCGTGATGCTCTCGATATCGAGCCGCACGACTTCCCGCTTTTTCATGGAGCAGGCGAGGAACATCGGCTCCCAATCCGGTGCCAAGAGCGCCCCGGCTTCGGAGAGCCCACCACCACGCAGCTCCACGGTTGGAGATATCTGATTCGATTTCGTCCCCACAGCACTAGGCACCGGAGAAAAGGTCGGGGTCACAACATTGCGCTCGATCTTCTCCCCATTCACTGTGATATCCACGCCCTCGTTGCACAACAACGCTGCATAATCGCCGACATCCGGCGGCACCCCATACGTGGCCTCGGCCGCAACGAGCGTCCCAACCCGTTTCGTCATCAATGTTACACGATCACCCATAAAAACTCCTTATAATCAAAGCAAAACCGCTTGCTTAATCCGATATTCGGCCGCATACACAACCAACCCGGCCCCATCCACCGGCATGGCCTGCTCCCGGCACAACACCACCGGAAACAACCCTTCCAGCAAAATTTTTCCGCGCAA
Proteins encoded in this region:
- a CDS encoding phage tail tube protein; amino-acid sequence: MGDRVTLMTKRVGTLVAAEATYGVPPDVGDYAALLCNEGVDITVNGEKIERNVVTPTFSPVPSAVGTKSNQISPTVELRGGGLSEAGALLAPDWEPMFLACSMKKREVVRLDIESITGTFEVDDVVTGGGSAATGTVYHIDGDTLVLSGVSGEFQAAETVSGGTSGATASVSAAHEAFEYRPATLEPKDQASASMRFFKHSHLWLINGLRGTWSLDCQDGKIPTLSFTMSGLYADPADSVLPTQTFTNLIGPVFMGVGLTIDDYVPIFEALKLDLSADVQPRKDANHTNGMCEMYVAGRTPKGSMDPEADSLANYNVWELWKNAAVAKLACTVGNTPGNRWRIEVPQVTHEDPKYGDKSGITKYDISFTATDSGTGDREIRMTLF